Proteins encoded within one genomic window of Amycolatopsis sp. 2-15:
- a CDS encoding cytochrome c biogenesis CcdA family protein produces MNSVSELAISGPLLLASGVALLAGAISFASPCVVPLVPGYLAYLAALVGADAPAVSVDEERKKGRYAVLGAAGLFVLGFTVVFVATLGTLVWLADTLLINQDLLQRIGGVLTIAMALVFLGWIPGLQREVRSHRVPGGGIWGAPLLGAVFGLGWTPCIGPTLSAVTSLASATGGAAARGYLLVLVYCLGLGLPFLLIALGARWAVRATDWLRRNGRRVQLIGGGLLMVVGILLVTGLWGDVMGWLRNSVASNLVLPL; encoded by the coding sequence GTGAACTCCGTGTCCGAGCTGGCGATCTCCGGACCGCTGCTGCTCGCCTCGGGCGTGGCGTTGCTGGCCGGCGCGATCTCGTTCGCGTCGCCCTGCGTGGTGCCGCTCGTGCCCGGTTACCTGGCGTACCTGGCGGCGCTGGTGGGAGCAGACGCGCCGGCGGTGAGTGTCGACGAGGAACGCAAGAAGGGCCGCTACGCCGTGCTCGGCGCGGCGGGTCTGTTCGTGCTCGGGTTCACCGTCGTGTTCGTCGCCACGCTCGGCACGCTCGTCTGGCTGGCCGACACGTTGCTGATCAACCAGGATCTCCTGCAGCGCATCGGCGGTGTGCTCACGATCGCGATGGCGCTGGTGTTCCTCGGCTGGATCCCGGGCCTGCAGCGAGAGGTCCGCTCGCACCGCGTGCCGGGCGGCGGGATCTGGGGCGCGCCGCTGCTGGGTGCGGTGTTCGGGCTCGGCTGGACGCCGTGCATCGGGCCGACGCTCTCGGCCGTCACAAGCCTCGCGAGCGCCACGGGCGGCGCGGCCGCGCGCGGGTACCTGCTGGTGCTCGTCTACTGCCTTGGCCTCGGCCTGCCGTTCCTGCTGATCGCGCTCGGCGCGCGCTGGGCCGTGCGCGCCACCGACTGGCTGCGCCGCAACGGCCGGCGCGTACAGCTCATCGGCGGCGGGCTGCTGATGGTCGTCGGCATCCTGCTCGTCACCGGACTCTGGGGAGACGTCATGGGCTGGCTCCGCAACTCCGTCGCCTCGAACCTGGTGCTGCCACTGTGA
- a CDS encoding Lrp/AsnC family transcriptional regulator — translation MDQLDRKIIAALRVNGRATYADLGRSVGLSASSVHERVGKLEAAGVITGYHAMVDPGTVGLGVTALVGIHPTDTATDEDVAAALGELPEVESCYAVAGDEAFVVKVRVSTVDELEHTLGRLRRIPGVGRTNTTVVLSTRFEGRPNNAGLDEEAENKA, via the coding sequence GTGGATCAGCTGGACCGGAAGATCATCGCGGCGTTGCGGGTCAACGGCCGGGCCACCTACGCCGACCTCGGCCGCTCCGTCGGTTTGTCGGCTTCGTCGGTGCACGAGCGCGTGGGCAAGCTCGAGGCCGCGGGGGTGATCACCGGCTACCACGCGATGGTGGACCCGGGCACCGTCGGCCTGGGCGTCACGGCGCTGGTGGGCATCCACCCGACCGACACCGCCACCGACGAGGACGTGGCCGCGGCACTCGGCGAGCTGCCCGAGGTGGAGAGCTGTTACGCCGTGGCGGGGGACGAGGCGTTCGTGGTGAAGGTGCGCGTGTCGACCGTCGACGAGCTGGAGCACACGCTCGGGCGGCTGCGGCGCATCCCGGGCGTCGGGCGCACCAATACGACGGTGGTCCTCTCGACGCGCTTCGAGGGCCGTCCGAACAACGCGGGCCTGGACGAAGAGGCCGAGAACAAGGCGTAG
- a CDS encoding 1,4-dihydroxy-2-naphthoate polyprenyltransferase has product MATVSEWIEGARPRTLPNAIAPVVAGVGAAIALDAFSWWRSVLALLVALSLIIGVNYANDYSDGVRGTDENRVGPLRLVGSGTAAPKAVLAAALVCLGLAGVLGLLLVALTGFWWLLIMGGVCILGAWFYTGGKKPYGYYGFGEIAVFVFFGLAGVLGTVYVQAGRVSWAGLACAVAVGTFSTAVLTANNLRDIPTDLESGKRTLATRLGDQGTRRLYLVLVTVPYVLTVILGIWHPLLLITLITAPMLLKSVRAVGGGKVGRELIPALRDTGLAMLAWAILSAIALAL; this is encoded by the coding sequence ATGGCGACAGTGAGTGAGTGGATCGAAGGCGCCCGCCCGCGGACGCTGCCCAACGCGATCGCGCCGGTGGTCGCGGGCGTCGGGGCGGCAATCGCGCTGGACGCGTTCTCGTGGTGGCGTTCGGTGCTCGCGCTGCTGGTCGCGCTCTCCCTGATCATCGGCGTGAACTACGCCAACGACTACTCCGACGGCGTCCGCGGCACCGACGAGAACCGCGTCGGCCCGCTGCGCCTCGTCGGCTCCGGCACGGCCGCCCCGAAGGCCGTTCTCGCCGCGGCGCTGGTGTGCCTGGGCCTGGCCGGCGTGCTGGGCCTGCTGCTCGTGGCCCTCACGGGCTTCTGGTGGCTGCTGATCATGGGCGGCGTCTGCATCCTCGGCGCGTGGTTCTACACGGGCGGCAAGAAGCCCTACGGCTACTACGGCTTCGGCGAGATCGCCGTCTTCGTGTTCTTCGGCCTCGCCGGCGTGCTGGGCACCGTCTACGTCCAGGCCGGCCGCGTCAGCTGGGCCGGCCTGGCCTGCGCCGTCGCCGTCGGCACCTTCTCCACGGCCGTGCTGACGGCCAACAACCTCCGCGACATCCCCACCGACCTCGAATCCGGCAAACGCACCCTCGCCACCCGCCTAGGCGACCAGGGCACCCGCCGCCTTTACCTCGTCCTGGTGACGGTCCCCTACGTCCTCACCGTGATCCTCGGCATCTGGCACCCGCTGCTGCTCATCACCCTGATCACGGCCCCCATGCTGCTCAAATCCGTCCGCGCCGTCGGCGGCGGCAAGGTAGGCCGCGAACTCATCCCCGCCCTCCGCGACACCGGCCTGGCCATGCTCGCCTGGGCCATCCTCAGCGCAATCGCACTCGCCCTCTGA
- a CDS encoding MinD/ParA family ATP-binding protein — translation MTGPSEEAATRAESGGVPGQPEQAQAQPEPSPEPAAELFSDERTDSTPHPAADAYEAQPTQVVASPNPNSGPHAVPGQPVAQAGQAAQPGQPLQPGQVPPGYAQQQYDQNLPPLQPQQQYPPAGYPQQQPPSQQAPSGLPQPGGRHSAVPDDLTTAHLVKQAKRTPQSGWRKALYVGTGKLLNPGESPADTRRRELIARVNQPLRGCYKIAMLSLKGGVGKTTTTTTLGSTFASLRGDRVVAVDANPDRGTLSQKIAIETTATVRHLLRDAEKITRYSDVRSYTSQGSSRLEILASEQDPAVSEAFSETDYRRTVNLLEHFYNIVLTDCGTGLMHSAMKGVLDVADSLVVVSSGSVDGARSASATLDWLEAHGYGDLVKRSVVVINSVRPKGSSVDLDKLSAHFGAKVRAVCRIPFDAHLEEGAEIELERLGGDTRLALLELAATVADGFGAQQYR, via the coding sequence GTGACCGGACCCAGCGAAGAGGCGGCCACCCGGGCGGAGTCCGGCGGTGTTCCAGGGCAGCCCGAGCAGGCTCAGGCACAGCCCGAACCGAGTCCGGAACCGGCGGCCGAACTGTTCTCCGACGAACGCACGGACTCCACGCCGCACCCGGCCGCGGACGCGTACGAGGCCCAGCCGACCCAGGTCGTGGCCTCGCCCAACCCGAACTCGGGTCCCCACGCCGTGCCCGGTCAGCCCGTCGCGCAGGCGGGTCAGGCAGCGCAGCCGGGCCAGCCTCTTCAGCCCGGCCAGGTTCCGCCCGGGTACGCGCAGCAGCAGTACGACCAGAACCTCCCGCCGTTGCAGCCGCAGCAGCAGTACCCGCCCGCGGGTTACCCGCAGCAGCAACCGCCGTCGCAGCAGGCGCCTTCGGGTCTGCCGCAGCCGGGCGGCCGGCACTCGGCCGTGCCCGACGACCTGACCACCGCGCACCTGGTGAAGCAGGCGAAGCGCACGCCGCAGTCGGGCTGGCGCAAGGCGCTGTACGTGGGCACGGGCAAGCTGCTCAACCCCGGCGAGAGCCCGGCCGACACGCGCCGGCGCGAGCTGATCGCGCGCGTGAACCAGCCGCTGCGCGGGTGCTACAAGATCGCGATGCTGTCGCTCAAGGGTGGCGTCGGCAAGACCACCACCACGACCACGCTGGGCTCGACGTTCGCGTCGCTGCGCGGCGACCGCGTGGTGGCCGTGGACGCGAACCCGGACCGCGGCACGCTGTCGCAGAAGATCGCGATCGAGACCACGGCGACCGTGCGGCACCTGCTGCGCGACGCCGAGAAGATCACCCGCTACAGCGACGTCCGCTCGTACACCTCACAGGGCTCCAGCCGGCTGGAGATCCTCGCCAGCGAGCAGGACCCGGCCGTGTCGGAGGCCTTCTCCGAGACCGACTACCGGCGCACGGTCAACCTGCTGGAGCACTTCTACAACATCGTGCTCACCGACTGCGGCACCGGCTTGATGCACTCGGCGATGAAGGGCGTGCTCGACGTCGCCGACTCGCTCGTGGTCGTCTCGTCCGGCTCGGTCGACGGCGCGCGCAGTGCCTCGGCCACGCTCGACTGGCTCGAGGCCCACGGCTACGGCGACCTGGTGAAGCGCTCGGTCGTGGTCATCAACTCCGTGCGCCCGAAGGGCAGCTCGGTCGACCTCGACAAGCTCTCGGCCCACTTCGGCGCGAAGGTCCGCGCCGTGTGCCGCATCCCGTTCGACGCGCACCTGGAGGAAGGCGCGGAGATCGAGCTGGAACGCCTGGGCGGCGACACGCGCCTGGCGCTGCTGGAGCTGGCGGCCACGGTGGCCGACGGCTTCGGGGCTCAGCAGTACCGCTGA
- a CDS encoding TlpA family protein disulfide reductase, giving the protein MKRVLGALAAALLLVAGCSTGKDAVVTGGTFSFVSPGGQVDITYPIAQRQTAPTLAGDDLMNEGKQLSIADFPGKVLVINLWGQWCGPCRAEAPELEKASKQMAPLGAQLIGLDVRDPARSVAQDFVRDRDITYPSIWDSSGRALLSLHGYPRNLIPSTIVLDKQHRVAAIFLRDVLASDLMPVVQRLLAEK; this is encoded by the coding sequence GTGAAGCGGGTCCTCGGCGCGCTGGCCGCCGCGTTGCTGCTGGTGGCGGGCTGCTCCACGGGCAAGGACGCCGTCGTCACCGGCGGCACCTTCAGCTTCGTGTCGCCGGGTGGCCAGGTCGACATCACGTACCCGATCGCGCAGCGCCAGACCGCGCCCACGCTGGCCGGCGACGACCTCATGAACGAGGGCAAGCAGCTCTCGATCGCCGACTTCCCCGGCAAGGTCCTGGTGATCAACCTGTGGGGCCAGTGGTGCGGTCCGTGCCGTGCCGAGGCCCCGGAGCTCGAGAAGGCCAGCAAGCAGATGGCCCCGCTCGGCGCCCAGCTCATCGGCCTCGACGTCCGCGACCCGGCGCGCTCGGTCGCCCAGGACTTCGTGCGCGACCGCGACATCACCTACCCGTCCATCTGGGACTCGTCGGGCCGGGCCCTGCTGAGCCTGCACGGCTACCCGCGCAACCTCATCCCGTCGACGATCGTGCTCGACAAGCAGCACCGCGTCGCCGCGATCTTCCTGCGTGACGTCCTGGCGTCCGACCTGATGCCGGTGGTGCAGCGGCTGCTGGCCGAGAAGTAG
- a CDS encoding BldC family transcriptional regulator translates to MTATMGGRLLTPGEVAALFRVDPKTVTRWATAGRIGSIRTPGGHRRFRESEVNELLAELTTDASEPARKA, encoded by the coding sequence ATGACCGCGACGATGGGCGGAAGGTTGCTCACCCCGGGTGAGGTGGCCGCCTTGTTCCGGGTGGACCCGAAGACGGTCACCCGATGGGCCACGGCCGGTCGGATCGGCTCGATCCGGACCCCGGGCGGGCACCGCAGGTTCCGCGAGTCCGAGGTGAACGAGCTCCTCGCCGAGCTCACCACCGACGCGAGCGAACCGGCCCGCAAGGCCTGA
- the menE gene encoding o-succinylbenzoate--CoA ligase: protein MRVVWLDGSAEAVSTLDTAVAAALDGGEAVLPLSSADPAAPGVLEAMAPDAPVEPDTAVIIATSGSTGAPKGVLLSPGALTSSAIATHARLGGAGHWLLATPAHYIGGLQVLIRARLAGTKPAFLTGTGFRPDEFAAAAAPVLAEDGPRYTALVPTQLVRLLDDGGAGLSAARAFDGIVLGAAATSAKLRTRAVEAGVRIVPAYGMSETASGCVYDGVPLDGVRVEPDADERLRISGPVLAHGYRLAPELTEESFQDGWFRTSDRGRLLDDGRVEVLGRADDVINTGGVKVSAGSVERVLGAIKGVRDVCVVGIPDPQWGETVVALVVAEGPVAPETIKAVAREELGAAATPKQVEFADELPLRGPGKIDRAAVKALFALRTA from the coding sequence GTGCGTGTGGTGTGGCTCGACGGGAGCGCCGAAGCGGTGTCCACCCTGGACACGGCCGTCGCGGCGGCGTTGGACGGCGGCGAGGCCGTGCTGCCGCTGTCCTCGGCCGACCCGGCGGCCCCCGGCGTGCTCGAGGCGATGGCGCCCGACGCGCCGGTCGAACCGGACACGGCCGTGATCATCGCCACGTCCGGGTCGACCGGGGCGCCCAAGGGCGTGCTGCTCTCGCCGGGCGCGCTGACGTCGTCGGCCATCGCCACACACGCGCGGCTCGGCGGGGCGGGCCACTGGCTGCTCGCCACGCCGGCGCACTACATCGGCGGCCTGCAGGTGCTGATCCGCGCGCGGCTGGCCGGGACGAAACCCGCGTTCCTGACCGGCACGGGCTTCCGGCCCGATGAGTTCGCCGCGGCCGCCGCGCCCGTGCTGGCCGAGGACGGGCCGCGCTACACGGCGCTGGTGCCGACGCAGCTCGTCCGGCTGCTCGACGACGGCGGGGCCGGGCTGTCCGCGGCGCGCGCGTTCGACGGGATCGTGCTGGGCGCGGCGGCGACGTCGGCGAAGCTGCGTACGCGGGCGGTGGAGGCCGGCGTGCGGATCGTTCCCGCGTACGGCATGAGCGAGACCGCGAGTGGCTGCGTTTACGACGGCGTGCCCCTCGACGGGGTGCGCGTGGAGCCGGACGCCGATGAGCGGCTGCGGATCTCCGGGCCGGTGCTGGCCCACGGCTACCGGCTCGCGCCGGAGCTGACGGAGGAGTCGTTCCAGGACGGCTGGTTCCGCACGTCCGACCGCGGCCGGCTGCTCGACGACGGCCGCGTCGAGGTGCTCGGCCGCGCGGACGACGTGATCAACACCGGCGGCGTGAAGGTGTCGGCCGGGTCGGTGGAGCGGGTGCTGGGCGCGATCAAGGGCGTGCGCGACGTCTGTGTGGTCGGGATCCCGGACCCCCAGTGGGGTGAAACGGTGGTCGCTCTGGTGGTCGCGGAGGGACCGGTCGCGCCCGAGACGATCAAGGCCGTCGCCCGGGAGGAACTGGGCGCCGCGGCCACGCCGAAACAGGTCGAGTTCGCGGATGAGCTGCCGCTGCGAGGCCCGGGGAAGATCGACCGGGCAGCCGTCAAAGCCCTGTTCGCCCTGCGGACGGCGTGA
- a CDS encoding 1,4-dihydroxy-2-naphthoyl-CoA synthase: MDDARVSELFDPAEWTEVEGFAFTDITYHRSTESRSGKRVVRVAFDRPEVRNAFRPHTVDELYRALDHARMSSDVGCVLLTGNGPSPKDGGWAFCSGGDQRIRGRSGYQYASGETSDTVDPARAGRLHILEVQRLIRFMPKPVVAVVPGWAAGGGHSLHVVCDLTLASAEHARFKQTDADVGSFDAGYGSAYLARQVGQKFAREIFFLGRDYTAEQMHHMGAVNEVVPHADLEKVALEWGWAIVGKSPTAQRMLKYAFNAIDDGLVGQQLFAGETTRLAYMQDEAVEGRDAFLQKRDPDWSDVPYYY, from the coding sequence GTGGATGACGCCCGAGTTTCCGAGCTGTTCGACCCCGCCGAGTGGACCGAGGTCGAAGGTTTCGCCTTCACCGACATCACCTACCACCGCTCCACCGAGAGCCGCTCCGGCAAACGGGTGGTCCGCGTCGCGTTCGACCGTCCGGAGGTCCGCAACGCCTTCCGCCCGCACACGGTCGACGAGCTCTACCGCGCCCTCGACCACGCCCGGATGAGCTCCGACGTCGGCTGCGTCCTGCTCACCGGCAACGGGCCGTCGCCCAAGGACGGCGGCTGGGCGTTCTGTTCCGGCGGTGACCAGCGTATTCGCGGACGCTCCGGGTATCAGTACGCGAGCGGGGAGACCTCCGACACGGTCGACCCCGCGCGCGCCGGCCGGCTGCACATCCTCGAGGTCCAGCGCTTGATCCGGTTCATGCCGAAACCGGTGGTCGCGGTCGTCCCGGGCTGGGCCGCAGGCGGCGGGCACTCGCTGCACGTCGTGTGCGATCTCACGCTCGCCTCCGCCGAGCACGCGCGCTTCAAGCAGACCGACGCCGACGTCGGCTCGTTCGACGCCGGTTACGGCTCGGCCTACCTCGCCCGCCAGGTCGGGCAGAAGTTCGCGCGCGAGATCTTCTTCCTCGGCCGCGACTACACCGCCGAGCAGATGCACCACATGGGCGCGGTGAACGAGGTCGTCCCCCACGCCGACCTGGAGAAGGTGGCGCTGGAGTGGGGCTGGGCCATCGTCGGCAAGTCCCCGACCGCGCAGCGCATGCTGAAGTACGCATTCAACGCGATCGACGACGGCCTCGTCGGCCAGCAGCTCTTCGCCGGCGAGACCACGCGGCTCGCGTACATGCAGGACGAAGCTGTGGAGGGCCGCGACGCCTTCCTGCAGAAGCGGGACCCGGACTGGTCCGACGTCCCGTACTACTACTGA
- a CDS encoding DUF4229 domain-containing protein, with amino-acid sequence MSESPEHESPEHLPRDLTLYLVARFALVAVVAWVLALVGVPLLVSLLIGLVVGLPLGLLLFRKLNARVTAGLAKRNESRARARAALRAQLRGDLSANSGDEAA; translated from the coding sequence GTGAGCGAATCGCCGGAACACGAATCGCCGGAACACCTGCCCCGTGACCTGACCCTGTACCTGGTCGCGCGCTTCGCGCTCGTGGCTGTGGTCGCCTGGGTGCTGGCGCTGGTCGGGGTGCCGCTGCTGGTGTCCCTCCTCATTGGGCTCGTCGTGGGCCTGCCGCTGGGTCTGCTGCTCTTCCGCAAGCTCAACGCGCGCGTGACGGCCGGGCTGGCCAAGCGCAACGAGTCGCGGGCTCGCGCGCGGGCCGCCCTGCGCGCCCAGCTGCGCGGTGACCTCTCGGCCAACTCGGGCGACGAGGCCGCATGA
- a CDS encoding PLP-dependent cysteine synthase family protein, whose translation MSRLHNRAWVREAVRIIEADANRSADTHLHVFPLPQEWGVDLYLKDESVHPTGSLKHRLARSLLLYGLVNGQIGPDTTLIEASSGSTAVSEAYFARMLGLKFVTVVPRRTSKEKIALIEFYGGECHYVDRAPDMYPEAERLAAECGGHYLDQFTYAERATDWRGNNNIAESVFAQMRAERHPVPSWIVVGAGTGGTSATFGRYVRYKRHTTKVAVVDPENSSFFGAWETGALDYATGMPSRIEGIGRPRVEPSFVPGVIDEMFSVPDAGSLAAIRLLRDHTGHWAGGSTGTNLYGAFLLISRMVAEGQAGSVVTLLCDGGDRYANTYYSDEWLVEQGIDIAPYRGKFDEFLLSGRFEG comes from the coding sequence ATGAGCAGGCTCCACAACCGGGCGTGGGTGCGTGAGGCCGTCCGCATCATCGAGGCCGACGCGAACCGCAGCGCCGACACGCACCTGCACGTCTTCCCGCTGCCCCAGGAATGGGGCGTCGACCTGTACCTGAAGGACGAGTCCGTGCACCCCACGGGCTCGCTCAAGCACCGGCTGGCCCGGTCGCTGCTGCTCTACGGCCTGGTCAACGGCCAGATCGGCCCCGACACCACGCTCATCGAGGCGTCCAGTGGGTCGACGGCGGTGTCGGAGGCGTACTTCGCGCGCATGCTGGGGCTCAAGTTCGTGACCGTGGTGCCGCGGCGCACGAGCAAGGAGAAGATCGCCCTCATCGAGTTCTACGGCGGTGAGTGTCACTACGTCGACCGTGCCCCGGACATGTACCCGGAGGCGGAACGGCTTGCGGCCGAGTGCGGTGGGCACTATCTCGATCAGTTCACGTATGCCGAGCGCGCGACGGACTGGCGGGGGAACAACAACATCGCGGAGTCGGTGTTCGCGCAGATGCGCGCGGAGCGGCATCCGGTGCCGTCGTGGATCGTCGTCGGAGCTGGCACGGGTGGGACGAGCGCGACGTTCGGGCGGTATGTGCGGTACAAGCGGCACACGACGAAGGTTGCCGTGGTCGACCCGGAGAACTCGTCCTTTTTCGGTGCGTGGGAGACCGGCGCGCTGGACTACGCGACGGGCATGCCGTCGCGGATCGAGGGGATCGGGCGGCCGAGGGTGGAGCCGTCGTTCGTGCCGGGGGTGATCGACGAGATGTTCTCGGTGCCGGATGCCGGGTCGCTGGCGGCGATCCGGTTGTTGCGGGATCACACGGGACATTGGGCTGGTGGGTCTACCGGGACCAATCTGTATGGCGCGTTTTTGTTGATCTCGCGGATGGTTGCGGAGGGGCAGGCTGGGTCGGTCGTGACTTTGCTCTGCGACGGCGGCGATCGGTATGCGAACACGTACTACTCGGATGAGTGGTTGGTGGAGCAGGGGATCGACATCGCGCCGTATCGGGGGAAGTTTGATGAGTTTTTGTTGAGTGGGCGGTTTGAGGGGTAG
- the ccsB gene encoding c-type cytochrome biogenesis protein CcsB produces MQINETLSQYSDWFYTTTVAIYVLALLLSLFEQAFGAKGRQAHARSAQKSLVGAGGPVIEDADNPAEPEAPREVGRPERIGRMGASLLVLGALLQLTAIVLRGLAVHRAPWGNMYEYGMAVTFITVVAWLVVIRKFPVRHLTGFLLLPVVILMFINGTLLYTVAAPVVPALQSYWLYIHVSAAIIGSGVFLVPGVASVLYLFRTAYDRNPAKFSGFGPKLPAADVLDRIAYRATIVAFPIFTFGVLCGAVWAEAAWGRFWGWDPKETVAFIAWVVYAAYLHSRATAGWRGTRAAVINIVGFAVTIFNLFFVNLVTAGLHSYAGVN; encoded by the coding sequence ATGCAGATCAACGAGACGTTGTCGCAGTACAGCGACTGGTTCTACACCACGACGGTGGCGATCTACGTCCTCGCGCTCCTGCTCTCGCTGTTCGAGCAGGCCTTCGGCGCGAAGGGCCGCCAGGCCCACGCGCGCAGCGCGCAGAAGTCGCTGGTCGGCGCCGGCGGGCCGGTGATCGAGGACGCCGACAACCCGGCCGAGCCCGAGGCTCCGCGCGAGGTCGGCCGCCCCGAGCGCATCGGCCGCATGGGTGCGTCGCTGCTGGTGCTGGGCGCGCTGCTGCAGCTCACCGCGATCGTGCTGCGCGGCCTCGCCGTGCACCGCGCGCCGTGGGGCAACATGTACGAGTACGGCATGGCGGTCACCTTCATCACGGTGGTCGCGTGGCTGGTCGTGATCCGGAAGTTCCCGGTGCGCCACCTCACGGGCTTCCTGCTGCTGCCCGTCGTGATCCTGATGTTCATCAACGGCACGCTGCTCTACACGGTGGCCGCGCCGGTCGTGCCCGCGCTGCAGTCCTACTGGCTCTACATCCACGTGTCGGCCGCGATCATCGGCTCCGGTGTGTTCCTGGTGCCCGGCGTGGCGAGCGTGCTCTACCTCTTCCGCACCGCCTACGACCGCAACCCGGCCAAGTTCTCCGGCTTCGGCCCGAAGCTCCCGGCCGCCGACGTGCTCGACCGCATCGCCTACCGCGCCACGATCGTGGCGTTCCCGATCTTCACCTTCGGCGTGCTGTGCGGCGCGGTGTGGGCCGAGGCGGCGTGGGGCCGGTTCTGGGGCTGGGACCCGAAGGAGACCGTCGCCTTCATCGCGTGGGTCGTCTACGCGGCCTACCTGCACTCCCGCGCCACCGCGGGCTGGCGCGGCACGCGGGCGGCGGTGATCAACATCGTCGGTTTCGCGGTGACGATCTTCAACCTGTTCTTCGTCAACCTGGTGACTGCCGGACTGCACTCGTACGCAGGGGTGAACTGA
- the resB gene encoding cytochrome c biogenesis protein ResB has product MTTTEAPPASPQRPYRPSAGKQLLAFLRNTWRGLTSMRTALVLLFLLALAALPGALLPQNRLNAAKVDDYISSHGWWGTLLDKLQFYDVYSSVWFSAIYLLLMISLVGCLTPRSWDYVRQMRAKPVLTPRNLARMPHHRIVRTARTPESIREDVRKQLSGWRKVERDEDEGGYSISAERGYLRETGNLLFHFGMLGLIIFFALGKLYSYEGQVIVQADGSQFCNSGIYNYDSFEAGLRIDGTDLDAFCVKVNDFTAHYTPAGEADYYHSNIQYQSGADLTTNTWRPFNLQPNDPLRTVGDRVYLLGNGYSPQFTVTFPNGESRTQNTQWKPTDTGTMLSQGATKFDQPGITDEIQRRTKQLAITGILAPTPFVHEGVLTSVAPELNKPMVAVDVLRGDLGLDAGRGQSVFDVDQDRVADGRLKRVARQNLAVGQSVTLDDGTKVRFDGVNNWVNLQISHDPTQVYVLGFAIVMFAGLGGSLLVKRRRVWVRVRPGDDGHARTVIEVAGLARTDQAGYGEEFQRISERLITGRKGS; this is encoded by the coding sequence GTGACGACCACCGAAGCGCCCCCGGCCAGCCCGCAGCGCCCGTACCGGCCCTCGGCCGGCAAGCAGCTGCTCGCCTTCCTGCGCAACACCTGGCGCGGCCTCACGTCGATGCGCACCGCGCTCGTGCTGCTGTTCCTGCTGGCACTCGCGGCCCTGCCCGGCGCTCTGCTGCCGCAGAACCGGCTCAACGCGGCCAAGGTCGACGACTACATCTCCAGCCACGGCTGGTGGGGCACCCTGCTCGACAAGCTGCAGTTCTACGACGTCTACTCCAGCGTCTGGTTCTCGGCGATCTACCTTCTGCTGATGATCTCGCTCGTCGGCTGCCTCACGCCGCGCAGCTGGGACTACGTCAGGCAGATGCGCGCGAAGCCCGTGCTGACGCCGCGCAACCTCGCGCGCATGCCGCACCACCGCATCGTCCGCACCGCGCGCACGCCCGAGTCGATCCGCGAGGACGTGCGCAAGCAGCTTTCGGGCTGGCGCAAGGTCGAGCGCGATGAAGACGAAGGCGGGTACAGCATCTCCGCCGAACGCGGCTACCTGCGCGAGACCGGCAACCTGCTTTTCCACTTCGGCATGCTCGGCCTGATCATCTTCTTCGCCCTCGGCAAGCTCTACAGTTACGAGGGCCAGGTCATCGTGCAGGCCGACGGCAGCCAGTTCTGCAACTCCGGCATCTACAACTACGACTCGTTCGAAGCCGGCCTGCGCATCGACGGCACCGACCTCGACGCGTTCTGCGTGAAGGTCAACGACTTCACCGCGCACTACACGCCCGCGGGCGAAGCGGACTACTACCACTCGAACATCCAGTACCAGTCCGGCGCCGACCTGACCACGAACACCTGGCGGCCGTTCAACCTGCAGCCCAACGACCCGCTGCGGACTGTCGGCGACCGCGTCTACCTGCTCGGCAACGGCTACTCGCCCCAGTTCACCGTGACCTTCCCCAACGGCGAGAGCCGCACGCAGAACACGCAGTGGAAGCCCACCGACACCGGCACGATGCTCTCGCAGGGCGCCACCAAGTTCGACCAGCCGGGCATCACCGACGAGATCCAGCGCCGCACCAAGCAGCTCGCGATCACCGGCATCCTGGCGCCGACGCCGTTCGTCCACGAAGGCGTGCTCACCTCCGTCGCGCCCGAGCTGAACAAGCCGATGGTCGCCGTCGACGTGCTGCGCGGCGACCTCGGCCTCGACGCGGGCCGCGGGCAGTCGGTGTTCGATGTGGACCAGGACCGCGTGGCCGACGGCCGGCTCAAGCGCGTCGCGCGGCAGAACCTGGCCGTGGGCCAGTCGGTCACGCTCGACGACGGCACCAAGGTGCGCTTCGACGGCGTGAACAACTGGGTGAACCTCCAGATCTCCCACGACCCAACGCAGGTCTACGTGCTCGGCTTCGCGATCGTGATGTTCGCGGGACTGGGCGGATCACTGCTGGTCAAGCGGCGGCGGGTGTGGGTACGGGTGCGCCCGGGTGACGACGGACACGCGCGTACCGTGATCGAGGTCGCCGGGCTGGCGCGCACCGACCAGGCAGGGTACGGCGAAGAGTTCCAGCGGATCAGCGAACGGCTGATCACGGGCCGGAAAGGCAGCTGA